From the genome of Zalophus californianus isolate mZalCal1 chromosome 5, mZalCal1.pri.v2, whole genome shotgun sequence:
TCTTGGCTACTGGCACACCAGCTTCGGAGCAGGGCTGCTGTTGAGTTCTCCAGTAAACCCAGTCCAAGTTCAAGTCAGTGCTGGGTCACCTTGCCTAGAccaaagggagaaagacaagttGTGAAGTTCCCTGCTTGCCAGGTGCTCCTCCTTCCAGCCAGTGTCCCTTCTCAAGTCACCCTTCTGGCTTCCTGTCCCGGCAGCTGTTACCTCAAGCACTGAACCCAGCGAACCACTTGTCCTTTCTCAGGCTGTAACCCAGGCCCCACCCTGCAGCTGTTCCCAGTCTCTGCACAGAGGGGAGAGTCTCCATTTAGCTTTCCCTGGTCTCCACTCTGTTCTCCCTTGATGGCCCCACCctccccttccactccccctccTCAGAGAGACACTCGCCCTGCTCCCCCTCAGCTTAGGCCGTCACTCGCAGGCAAGTAGCAACTTATTTTTTGCtgcttataaaaaaaatacatgctcgATATAGAAGCAtgagaaatagaggaaaaatttaaaagagaaagcacTCTAATTTCACAACCCAGAGAGCCCCCCCCGACTAACATTTTTTTGAATGTGGAAATTGTCGAATCTGTACAAAAGTAGAAGGGTCTAATGAACCTCTGTGATCCCAATGTCCAGCTCCAACTAATGCCCTACTTTGTTTCACTTGGGTCTCCACCCTGTTACCCCCTTGAACTATTTTGAAACAGATCTCAGCCTTCATATAATTTCATCTGAGTCTTCACTgtctttaacagtttttttttaacacataagcactctaataatacattaatactaaataatatattaataaactaGTATTATCAGAAATCCAGTCTATATTGACATTTCCCCGATTATATGTCTCTCTGTTAACTCATTTGTGCACTTACCCAAATTAAGGCCCACATTTTATATTTGGTTGAGTGTCTCAAATCTCTTAAgctctttaatattttcatatgtgtatttctaaacttttttctttgtacACTCAAACAACATGCACCGGtatcttgtcttttttaaaatctgattcatCTAAATAAATTGTTCACAAACTTGTTCACAAAATATTAAGAACTCTTATTCCTGATGAGGTGGTATATTTCTCACCATTTCCTCCCCCTAGTAATTGAGTTCCATCAGCATTATCACCTCTTTGTGTTCTCTTTGCAGGATACCACGAGAATTTCCCCatggcaggaaaaaaatgttcaggaTGTAAATTGTTGCCTAACAGCCCCTCATATGGACATAGGATGTGTATTTTAACAGGCTGACAGGCTTTTACTATgtcaaaaaatacatatgtatttatattttaacacagTTAAATCCAGGCTCTTGTCAGAGGGGATGTCCCCAGATTTCTCCCTTTTTGCATCCTACTACAGGGAGCTGTTTTTCTGCAGCCCAGCCTCTGGGACGCCGCCCCCACACAGCAGCCCCGAATCCAGACTCCTTAGGGCAAGAATGCCGTCTCTCAACTCTTATGTCTTAGGGCCTGCCACAGGTGCTGACACATAGGAGATGCTTGGAAAATGGTCAATTAAAGGTAGTCCATCGcctccacttttatttttcaccGTCTCCTAAATCGTGGAGGAGCCCCCTGTCCCCGCTGCAGGGGCTCCAAGGCCTCCCTGGGGAAGCCCAGTACAGGGTCGTGTTATAAGAGCATGGGCTTCAGAATCACAGGAGGCCCCTTCAGGTTGCAGCTCTGCCAGTGAGCAGCCATGCAGCTTCGGGAGTCTCTCAGCCCCTCTGAGCCCTGGATTTATCTgctggaaaagagagagaatcatagTAATACTTATCTGCAGGTGGTTCTGAGGCTCAAATAGGCGAGCTACCTAAGCTCTAACTAAACTGTATATAAACTAAGTATGTATAACCAAATTATATATACAActaaattatatgtaatttagCCCAGAACCCGGAGAATAGGAAGCTCTCAGCAAATTGTTCAAAAAGAAGTCTCTCCCCCTCCACTTACCTCGTGCCCAGCTTCACAGACCTGACAGCCTGCGTGCGCATCTGCTTAGCCTCCAGCCTTCAACCATTGCCCAAGGaccctccccagagcccagcccctcATGGTTCCAGGCCCACCTCCTCACTCACCTTTATTCCCTCAACACCATTACCCAGTCCCCGCAGGGCATCTTCCTAACCTAGTGTCTGATGCTGTTGTTCACCCCGGGgcccttctctctgcttccctcccttgACCTTGTTCTCCCAACTCCATCCCAGTCAGGCTCTTCATTGAGGCATGAGCTCATCTGCCTCAGCCTCGTGCCCCTCTAGCAGGCCCAGTGACAGCTCAGCAGGGCTGCAAGTAAAGACCCCTGGATTTCCACGGAGACAGAGCTGACTGAGGCCCCATCCCCAGGCTCCTGTCCTCCCAAAGGTACCCTTAACCCTTGGTCCTCTCCCAGGAGCAAGAGTGATCTTTAAAGACTTAAATCCCATCATGACACCCCCCGTTTCCCCCCTTTAAACACCTGAGTGACTTGCCAGAGCTCTTAGGATGAGACCAAAATCTTTAGTGTCCATTTGTACATCCTCAGCCCCTGACACCACCTCCCCTTGGGgcagccacactggcttccctTAGTCTGTTGAACTGGCCAAGCTTCTCGCAGCCTCAGAGCCTTGGGCCATGTTACTCTCTCTAACTGGAAGGCGCTCTACCCCAGCACTACACCCTCTTCTAGACACTTCACTTTACTCCCCGGTTGTTCgctttgaaatatttcaagcTTGTCAAAAATAGTGTGATGAACATGGAAATACTGTTTTTACCTAGATTAatcaattgttaatattttgcacatttgtttttctctctccacacacacgctaaacttttctttttctgaaccatttgagagtggCAGACAACATAATATTTGAAAAACGTCAGTATATAACTCCTAATAATAGTAGCATTCTCCTACAAACCATGAAAGAATGATCACGTTTGAGAAATTTAACactaatgcaataaaaatatttagtccACTAGCagattttcataaatgttcttgAAATGTCTCTTTAACCtgtttggtggggttttttttttttttttggtttttggtttttggtttttaaagtaagcactgcacccaacatggggcttgaattcatgacttTAAGGCTGCAGCCTTTACAGGCTGAGCCAGCCACAcctctggtatttttttttcaaatctaggATTCAATCAAAGAGCATGAATTTCATTTGCTTGCcatctctctctcatctcctttAATGTAGAACAgcctccttccttttttgtttttcatgacagACATTTTTTAGAGTCCAAGccagttgtcttttaaaatgtccCACAATCTGGATTTGCATTTTCTCACAGCGAAAGCAGGTTGACAGTTTTGGTAGGAATACTGCCCGTGCGACACTGTGCACCCTCCCACTGCATTACATGGGGAATGATTTCAGGTCTGTCTGCCCAGCTGTCAGTGATACTCACTATGTTCACTTAGTTAAGTGGTATTTCCAGATCTCTCCattacaaagatatttttaaataattgattaaTAAGTACTCTGTGAGTAGTATTTGAGACTGTGCAACAACCttccacttttaatattttggtattcACTGATGATTGCTGGTTACAAAGTGGTGATTTTCTGTCATTCTTCCTACTTTTGTTTTGCTGGAATTGTCCTGCAAATCACCTGGAAATTTCTTCCAATTTAAATTCCTTGTCTTCTAATGTCCCTTTTCCCCAGGGAAGCCTGGACTGATTGAGCTGCCTAGCCCCTACTAAATCAAGACTTCCCTCTACACCGTGCTCTTTGCCTCCATGGCACTTGTCACAGTCATGATTAAATGTGTAATTATTTAATGTCAGTCTCTCAGTATGGACCATGAGCGTCATAGAGACAAATTATTTCAGTCATGTTCCCAACTATAACCCCAGTATCTAGCCCAGTGTCTGGTGCACAGTcattgctcagtaaatgtcagttgAATAAGTGGACACAGAATTCCACCTCTTCTCACTCAGAGAAGCGAGGCTCCTACTTTCCCCTCCAACCCTAACTCTCCCTAACTCTCCCTTTGATGTGACAGTGTAGAGGTCACACACTGCAGCTGTGCCCTGATCTAAGCCCAAGTCCaccttcctgggggtggggggtcccaGATCCGGGGAAACCATAGGCAGGGAAAAACTGTAAAGCATTTCTTGGCTCTGCTCACCCACCGTGACAGAATGCACAGAtgtgcttgtgctcttgctcactcGTGTTCACTCTCttgtgcccccctccctgccacgctctccctctctctctctctcatgtgttCAAGGCCTGCCCTGCAGCCACTCCCCTGGTGCCAAATCCTTCCCTCATAGTGACCTAACTCTCTCCAtggattttttcccattcattcaggcaagaaatatttattgaggaactCTGGGTGCCAAAGGGTGCCAAGGATCACCTAATagactgtgtgtgtgtcagggtgtccccccccaaaaaaaccccagaaaaagtGTCATACTTCCAAATTCCAACAAAGCAGGGAAATAGTCACGGTGGGAAAAATCCAAGTTGGGTTGGAATTCCTTCAGGTCCTTTAGAGGTTAGTTTTTTTTAACAGTTATCGAGCACGTCATGTTTTCCTCAGTGCTTGGACTGTCTGAAGGTGGTAACTAGGTGCTCTAGTGGGAGGCAGGCAGACCCTGTCCCACTGCACACAGCTACAGCACCAGGGACAGGGCCGCCGGGGCTGCCATGCAGAGGCCCCTAGGCTGCTCTGGGTGGGCTTAGGCATCCCCTCTGACAAATTTTATTCATGTTACCAAAGCAGAGGTTGGGAACTGGCAGTCTAGAGAACAGTGTCTGTACCGGATTTGCTGTGAGAGGGAGCTTGAGGAATTAGGGAAGTGTCTCAGAAAAGGTTTGATTTTTATAGACGGTACAAGGCAAGCAAGAGTGCTCAGCAGAGGAATTTTTCCaaaggatttgcaaatattacaTGTTCCAATCCTACGGGCCATCTTTTTGCATGGGACAGAGACACAGGGTGCTAGATCTGGGTTCCCTGGGAGAGGACAGGAGGGGTGTGGCCTGGGCTGGCCCCGGAGGCTGTACTCaccaccccactctctctgcagctcccagAATGGCGATGAGACCGGCACGTGGCCCAACAACCAGTTTGACACGGAGATGCTGCAGGCCATGATCCTGGCCTCTGCCAGTGGTGAGTTGTGCCCCTCTGGGTGTGGGGTTTGGGGTGGTCCTGCAGCCGCCAGGCCTCAAGACTGGCCATCCACCTGCCTGGCGTCTCTGGATCTTTCAGCTGCTCTGAGGGGACTCCTCATTCCTGGACAGAAAGCCAGGTGGAGAAACAGCTGAGGGTCCCAGGATGCCTcgaggggagtgggaaaggaaagATGTATTGAGGGGGTGTAGGCAGTAGTGTTGAGTCCAGCTTCAGGGGGCAGCATCGGTGGGACCCTCgttctgccacttactgtctTTGGGAATTTGATCCGTTTGCTTAATCTCACTAACCCTTCTTCAGCCAAGAAAATGGAGGCAGTGGCCTCCAGGGGGTTGTCttgaggattacatgagatgCTTCCATAGAGCACAAAGCTGTGGGCCTGGCACCCGCAAGCCTTCCATCCATGCAAGTGGGTGCGAGAGAATGCACTTGGACCTGTGAGAccccttctcttttttgttgCCCACACCTGCAGAGCAGGATTTTGATTTTCCTAGAGGGCTAACAAAGAACTTCACATGCAAGAAAGATTCAGCCGATGACTGTTGTCCCTGAAGAGTCAAAAGCGGCCTGAGCAGGGGAAACAGAACACCAGAATGATATTCGTACTTaggagcacaggctttggaggcAGGCCAACCCAGATTCAAATCCTGGCACCCATGCTCAGCTGTGAGTCCTCAAGGAAGGGACTCAGCCCCTGGGGGCCTCAGTTTCACTGACTGTAAATCGAGGACTTTGACAGATCTGACTGTGGTGTTGTGAGGGCCAAATGTAAGGCCTTAACACAAGAATGACAGAGTAAGGGCTGGATACGCAGTGGTGAAAACTGATTAATTCTTATCCTTATTGACCCGTAGAAGGCAGAATTAGAGTAATGCCTATTAATAAGGACTAGTTGCAGGTGCAGCAAATCCTAGGCTTCCTTGGAGGCCGTCAGAGGACGAAGGCACTGGGCTTACATGGTGGCGTGCAAACCCCGGCCTCTAGCATGTGCGGAGGGCTGGCAGGGAACCAGGTGGAATCAGAACAGTGACCACTGAGGTCGTACCTGGGTACTGTCCCGGGTACACGCTTGGCAAACTTGATGGGCCTCCCACCAACTAATCCCCTTACCAGCTCTGCAAGGCCTGTCTGTGATGACTTATATGACAAATGAGAGAACTGAGAAATCCCTTGCTCCAAGGTCCCTGTTTAGAGCTGCAGATGGGTGATTCTAACGCAGTCCGACTCCCAGGTTCATGCCTTTTCTTCTGCAGTGACCACGTCTGCCTTTAGATGCAGCCTACGTTTCTCTTTAGCTGAGTAGGAGCAGAGACTGAACTCCCTCCTATTGTCCTGCTCAGACTAGAggtgccagataaaatacaggatgcccagttaattTTAACTTCATGTAAACAACAAATAGTATTTTAGCATAAGTAGGCCCCAAACATTAGTACTGGGACATACTGTATAAAAAATGGCTCATTTTTAATCTGAAGTTCAAATTTATTCGGGCacactgcatttatttttgttaaatctgGCAAGCCTTTCCCAGATGTCTGTGAGGCTGAGTGAAGCCAGGCCCATGGTAGgtgaagggggagaggaagagggaagtgaCAGGGGAGGCCAGCCTTCTGGGACAGAGCTGGCCCAGGTCTGGGGGGCTGTACTCCTGGAGAGGCCAGATAGTATGAAAGAGGCAGGCGGGTGAGTCTGGGAGATGCCAAGTCAGGTTCTTGAGGAAAGTAAACAGACAGTCAGGTATATTTAAGCTGTTGTGGTTTTTTAGTGTTAAGGCCAGGAAACAGGCTTTTTGGCCTgaatccagattaaaaaaaaaaacagaaatggaatcaGTATTTATGGCCCACAAACTTCCTGGGTCACTGCAGGCTGGCTCCCCTGTCAGGGCTCCAGCCCCCTGGCCCACACAGCAGCTGACCTGAGCATAAGTTTGGGCCTTGGGGAATGGACCCAGAGGGTTGAAGTGGCAGGGTCAGGCCCTACTCTCAACTTTCACACCCACTTCCCTGCCCTGAAGCCTGGAAAGTGTCCTGGAGTCCAGCCCAGCCTGGCGCTAGGGGCTGCTGAGAGGGAGTAAGTAAGAAGGAAAGTAAGTACACTTGGGAcgctttttaaataaacatttggggGAAGTGTGTTTTCAAGGAGGCTCTGGTTTGTGGTTCAACTGGCCCTCATCTAGCTTGACCAGGCCTCCCTGTCCCGAGGTGCTGTCTCAGCCCTGGGTTGGggtgggaagggaaaaggggggaGGGCGTTCGGGTGCCAGGCGCTGGAGAGGAGGCCAGAGCTGCTTCCACCTTCACGCCAGAgctgtttgctttgctttggtttgaagattttatttttaagtaatctctacacccgacacggggctcaaactcccaaccGCAAGATCGGGAGTCACGtgctcactgactgagccagccaggcacccctttcttgcttccttttaAAGAATGTTTCTCTTGGGAATAGAAAAGATCTCGGTCCCTGCTCACTGTGTGTGTTGGAGGAGTAGAAGGAGGGGCCACTGAAGAATTGATTCTACAGAAGGCCAGAGCCTTCTATAGAATCAGTCTACAGTCTACCTTCTCCCTCTCAgatttatagatggggaaacagaggcctgAATGATGCAGGGCCTCTGCCAAGGTCACGCAGTATTTTTAGTGGCAGAGCTGACCAGAAGGAACTCACATGTCAGCCTTTTTTGTCTTAGGCTCTGGGTTTGCACATCATCTCCCTTGTCGGTCCAGCCCAGCCTCAGTGCCCCCCTCCCACAGTACCTGGGCCAACGTCAGGCCTGTGCTTCTGGTGAGAGGTGGCAACAACTGGCTTAGTCATTTCCACCCCCTTGGGGTGCTCCTTAGAGATCTAGGGCCGTGCAGGATGTGGGCGGGCCTGGCCTCTAGTTATCCAGTCAAGCCCTTCATGCCCTTCTGTTCCTGCCTCccttcttcctgtttctccccatttatttccctttcgtgtgtgtgtgtgtgtgtgtgtgtgtgtgtgtgtgtgtgtgtgtgtgtgtgtgtctccctccctccctctctctctctggcacctCTGAAGTCTCTCCCCTTTAGCCCCTAAATCACTCTGGAATCCTGGCTCTTTGAAGCTGAATCtgggcccccttcccctcccttcccaggctggatgagggatgctggaggggagggtgaacTTGGCTCCCTCCTGGAGTTAATTAGGGAAAACATGGAAAAGTCAGTGAAAtgaaggggctgggggaggggaccagcctggagaaagagaagggagtgggcagctgctccctcccacccagcctcTCTTTCACACGTGCCCCCAAAGCCCTCACATCCTGGGATTTGGGACTTGGAATGGAGGTTGTAGAAACCTGAgcgcggtggggggggggggggcagaaagacGGGGGctcctccttcctgtctctgtccctgtctcctctcccctccccctctggtgCTGGTCTAGAAAATAGATCCAGTCTGTTTCTCAATCCCTGGTTAGTGTCCCAGGATTAGTCAGCCTCCGTGTCTTTAGTCACCCTCTCTGCCCACTCCCAGGGTCTAGGGTGGAGTAAAGAGAGGCCTGGAGGAGAGCTCATCTGCCAGCCGGGCCGGGAATTCCCGGGGCTTTAACCCTCCCGCTGCCAGACGAGTCCCGCAGAAGCCCTGGTGAGCTCAGGCTGCGGCGTGGAAAGTCCTGGTTTTGCCTGCCCGCCCAGTCAGGCAGCGTGTGGAGTAGAAGTTGCTCACACCGCGTGTGGCCGTGAGGCTGATGCGGCCGCACCGCACAATGAGCACTTAGCACATGCCTGGGCACGCACCAAGCATTGTCTCATTTAAGCCTCGCAAAAACCCAGTGAGGTAAGTGAGTCTGCGCTTCTCTACCTTCAGTGTGCATCAAAATCACTTGGAAATCttggtaaaatgcagattctgtgTCTCCTTTTCCAACAAGCGCCCAGGGTGATGCGGAGCTGGAGCCTGCATTTTACTTCCCTAGACCCCATTTCTTCTTGGGTCCAGTGGGAAGCTGGGCTTGAGGTGTCCTCTGGTGTCACCCAGCTCTGAAACTGTGAGCCTGTGTCTGCATCGTAACCCGCAGTCTGCTCCCAGGAGCATCTTCTTCGCCTCCTAGAACACCGCTCAGCCCTGCCTTCCCTCTCGCTCCGCTCTCTGCAGAGGGACGGGGTCCATGCTGCTGGAGGTGGTGGTGACTCTGCCTGACAGTGGACAGTGGATGCTTAAATACACGCAGCCACCCCGGCTTTAACCCGTGCCACCTGCTATGGCTTTGAGTTGGTCTTttaccttctctgggccttgctttcctcatctgtgaagtggggataaaTACCCCTGTCTGGCTGGGTGGTCTTAGGGAGGTGAAAGCCACTGTGCCCGTGCACTCCCTAACCCCGCACTAACTACAGAACTGCCCAATACCCGCGCTGCGGGAGCTGGCCCGAGGGTAGAAGGACCAACAGGTCCTGGTTACAGCCCCCCAGGAGCTCTTGATCGGTGTGGCCACCAGAGGGGCTCCCTGGAGAAGGGTTAGGGCAAGAATTGATAGCTTTTACCTCAGCCCTGAGAAAAGTAACAGCTAGCATGTTTTAAGCCCTTACCGTGTAATAGGCACTCTTCTGGGTGCTTTATATACATCATAATTTTGGTCAGCCTTAACCAAAACCTGAAGAGGCAGATGCTACTTTTAACCTGTTTCacagatcagaaaactgaggaGACATAGGGGAGTTTAGGTAGACTTGCCCCAAATCAGTTAGTGGGTAAGAGAGCTGGGAATCAAATCTGGGCTGTCTCACTTACATCTGCCCCTTGTGAAGAGAGAGGACGTTCCCAGGGCTCGGCGGGGTTGGGGCCGGTGCTTGGCAGGCCTTCATTAACTGGCTGTGCTCTAACAGAGTGACTGTTGGGGACCCAGAGTTTAGCTCCTGACCTTCCTCTGTCTCTTGCAGAAGCTGCTGATGGGAGCTCCACCCTGGGAGGGGGCGCTGGCACCATGGGCTTAAGTGCCCGCTACGGGCCTCAGTTTACCCTGCAGCACGTGCCCGACTACCGCCAGAACGTCTACATCCCGGGCAGCAATGCCACGCTGACCAGTGCAGCCGGCAAGCGAGACGGCAAGGCCCCTGCAGGTGGCAACGGCAACAAGAAGAAGTCAGGCAAAAAGGAGAAGAAGTAACGTGGAGGCCGGGCCCAGAGCCACAGGGCAGCTTCCCTCCCCGACCAGCCCAGTCTCTCCTTACCTGTACCCCGGCCTCGGATTTTCAGGGCTCACCCCCAGGATACTGGTAGGGATCCAGGCCATGCTCCCCTTGGGAAACAGAAACAAGTGCCCAGTCAACacccccctctctgcccccaaggGATTGAATATGCAAAGGGAGTTCTGCTGGGAACCCCCGTCCAATCAATTGCTGTGCCCATGGGGGTAGTGGGGTTCGTGTAGACAACATTTATCACACCCCGTTTAGTTACAGCTGAACTCTGCCATCTTCCAAATTTAATCAGGCCCATCTACcgtcccctgcctccctcctggccaccccaccccacgccccTCAGCGGCCCCTCTTTCTCAAGGAAGGTGGTTGGGGTGTTGAGGTACCTGGTGACCTAAAAAGGCTCATAGTTCTGAAGAGTTGGAAGGGCATAATAACTTGTAGGCCTCTCCAATTCTCAGACTTCCCCCAAAGCATGGTTTGGTGCCAGTCCTTTCATCTCCTTCCAGAGCCCAAGACCAAGTTCAAGTTTTGGGAGACATGGTCACGATTCCCATGGTACTGATGCTTGCTGGATTTAGGGAGGGCACTTTGCTACCATGCCTCTTCCCAAAGCCCTCGGGACCagtcttttgttctgtttttcactgTTTGATGTTCCCACTGCATGCTGTGACTTCCCCTGCCCCAAAAGAGAGACTCCTCGCTGCATGTTCTAAGACGGTATGGGGTGGCAAGATAAAGAAGGgaagggtgtgggtgtgggtgtgggggacGGACAAAGCTTGCCTTACCGCTTGTCAGGGTCTTGTAGAAGGCTCTGTATGTCCCCAGGGTACTGGCCAGATCCCCAGTTCCAGCCATGAACCAAGTACCAGGCTGGACCCTCGTTTTCCCACATGAAGGCAGTAAACTTTGGGCTGAGCTTTTAGCATCAGTGGATTTCAGCGGGCATCACAGTCAAAGGAAGGTTTGAGG
Proteins encoded in this window:
- the LOC113928569 gene encoding protocadherin gamma-A4 isoform X31; the encoded protein is MQAPPNTDWRFSQAQRPGTSGSQNGDETGTWPNNQFDTEMLQAMILASASEAADGSSTLGGGAGTMGLSARYGPQFTLQHVPDYRQNVYIPGSNATLTSAAGKRDGKAPAGGNGNKKKSGKKEKK
- the LOC113928569 gene encoding protocadherin gamma-A4 isoform X28; the protein is MGGSCVQRRPAGRLQQAPPNTDWRFSQAQRPGTSGSQNGDETGTWPNNQFDTEMLQAMILASASEAADGSSTLGGGAGTMGLSARYGPQFTLQHVPDYRQNVYIPGSNATLTSAAGKRDGKAPAGGNGNKKKSGKKEKK
- the LOC113928569 gene encoding protocadherin gamma-A3 isoform X27, which produces MIFYERNKILGVLQVLIQQAPPNTDWRFSQAQRPGTSGSQNGDETGTWPNNQFDTEMLQAMILASASEAADGSSTLGGGAGTMGLSARYGPQFTLQHVPDYRQNVYIPGSNATLTSAAGKRDGKAPAGGNGNKKKSGKKEKK
- the LOC113928569 gene encoding protocadherin gamma-B3 isoform X30; its protein translation is MLRKQAPPNTDWRFSQAQRPGTSGSQNGDETGTWPNNQFDTEMLQAMILASASEAADGSSTLGGGAGTMGLSARYGPQFTLQHVPDYRQNVYIPGSNATLTSAAGKRDGKAPAGGNGNKKKSGKKEKK
- the LOC113928569 gene encoding protocadherin gamma-A6 isoform X29 gives rise to the protein MQRSSRKAEPMKIQQAPPNTDWRFSQAQRPGTSGSQNGDETGTWPNNQFDTEMLQAMILASASEAADGSSTLGGGAGTMGLSARYGPQFTLQHVPDYRQNVYIPGSNATLTSAAGKRDGKAPAGGNGNKKKSGKKEKK